CGTCACCGTGCCGGCCAGCCTGCGCACGGCTCCCTTCGACCAGACGCGGACCCTGAACGTGCCCGCTGGATCACGCATCGCGGTCGTCGCCCGGGTGCCCGCCGCCCGCTTCCTGCTGACCCTGCCGAACGGCGACCTACTCGTCTCTCAGCCGTCCCAAGGAAGGGTCATCCGGCTTCAGCCTGGTGCCTCTCCCGCTGACGCCAAAGCGTCCTCCGTCCTGCTGGACGGCCTGAGCGCCCCTCACGACCTCGTCCTCTCCACCCAGGGAACCACGACGTACCTGTACGTCAGCGAGACCCACCGCGTCCGGCGCTATCCCCTCCGCAACGGCGTACCCGACCCTGCGGCCGGGGAGACCGTCGTTGCCGGGCTCCCCGACGCCAGCCTGCCCGAGCTGCAGGGCAACTACGGTCACGCGCTCAAGAACATTGCCATCGACGGAAGCACCCTCTACGTGTCCATCGCCTCGGCGACGAACGCTGATCCCTCCGACCTCGCCGCTACCCCCAAACGTGGTGCCGTCTATACCTACGCGGCCAACATGCTTGGTCAGACGGCCACGGCCGGAACGCTCTACGCTCAGGGCATCCGCAACGCTGAGGGTCTGGCCATCGCTCCTGGGACCAGTGACCTGTGGGTCGCCGTGAACAACCGCGACAACATCGCCTATCCCTTCCACCGTGACATCACCGGGGACGGTCAGGACGATTACGGGAAGGTCATCCCGTCCTACGTGGACGACCATCCGCCGGAGGAACTGATCCGGGTCAGGAACGGCGGTCATTACGGCTGGCCCTTCTGCAACCCGAACCCCGACGGCGGGCTGCTGAACATGCCCTTCGACCGCGACGTACAGACCAACGCAGACGGCAGCCGCCTGAACTGCGACACGGCAGACCGGGTGACGGTCGGGATGCCTGCCCACTCGGCGCCTCTGGGGCTGACGTTCTGGACGGGGCCGAACGTGCCGGGCAGTTACGCGGGCGGGGCGGTCGTGGGGCAGCACGGGTCGTGGAACCGGACCAGCTTCAGCGGGCACAAGTTCGTGCTGTTTCCGAAGACGGTGGGAGGGCTGGGGACAGAGCGCGATCTGGTGACGGGATTCGTGACGGACCCGGTGAACAAGGTGCGCTGGGGTCGCCCGGTGGACGCGGCCGTCGCGCCCGACGGCGGGCTGTACCTCAGCGACGACCAGAGCGGGACCGTCTACCACCTTTCCTCCCCCAACCCGTAGCGAACGACATCCGGTGCAAAGGAAAGGGCGCTGCATCAGTAAGCAGCGTCCTCGTTCCTGCCCTCCCACCGTGCTCATCAGGCAAGCGGTGTTCGAAGATGGAAAGCGTCGCCCAAAATTCTCCAGCCACCGACGACCCTTGTGAGTCATGCTCGCCTGAAGGAGCCTTTTCGAAGTTCGAGTGGCCAGGGTCCGGGTTGCCCTGCTCCGCTTGTACTTGGTATCGCAGCGCCAAGTACTGTTCCAGCATCGGCGGCAGCGAACCATAGTCAATGCCTTTCAGGACGGGTTCGGGAACGGTAGCGTTGTCTGTTCCATCGTTGGCAGCAGCATTCAGAGGAGGTGATGGGCAGGTTGCAACCCCTGAGGTTCGAGGCGGGTCGGCACCTGTTTGTACTGAGCCGCAGCTCAGAACCGTCGACTGGCTGATCTGTATTTGTCGGTATCGCCTCAGCCGAAGCAGACGCTAAGCCATTTGAAGCAATACCATTCGTGACATTCACCGGCAGAGTAGGTGTATGCATGCGCCTGTGTTTGACACCCTGATGACCGAACGCCTGGTGCTGCGTCACTTCCGCGAAGCCGACGCAGC
The sequence above is drawn from the Deinococcus malanensis genome and encodes:
- a CDS encoding NPCBM/NEW2 domain-containing protein; the protein is MDVRRGPTRFASLSLPLLLFACTQAPEAVDNPYTGGKQYPWSSRLEAPLADPYAAGRHYSWSGPVAATEPSGQALNSGENFLSDLTWTSATSSWGPIEKDRSNGEQAQGDGRTLTIGGQTFSKGLGLHARAEVRYALNGQCGTFSASLGIDDEVGDRGSVTFQVYGDGVKLYDSGMVTGANPARIMSVSVDGVRELRLVTEGGTSIDYDHADWGNARVSCTATAPTGEPFLSDLPYTSATNGWGPVELDRSNGEQGLGDGRTLTIGSQASSKGLGVHSPSTVTYYLGENCTSFSANVGVDDEVGDRGSVAFEVYGDDRKLSGSAVLRGVDGSVTVQADVTGVHSLRLVTTNGGDHIDYDHADWANARLSCGTIPPPSLTTQTVTVPASLRTAPFDQTRTLNVPAGSRIAVVARVPAARFLLTLPNGDLLVSQPSQGRVIRLQPGASPADAKASSVLLDGLSAPHDLVLSTQGTTTYLYVSETHRVRRYPLRNGVPDPAAGETVVAGLPDASLPELQGNYGHALKNIAIDGSTLYVSIASATNADPSDLAATPKRGAVYTYAANMLGQTATAGTLYAQGIRNAEGLAIAPGTSDLWVAVNNRDNIAYPFHRDITGDGQDDYGKVIPSYVDDHPPEELIRVRNGGHYGWPFCNPNPDGGLLNMPFDRDVQTNADGSRLNCDTADRVTVGMPAHSAPLGLTFWTGPNVPGSYAGGAVVGQHGSWNRTSFSGHKFVLFPKTVGGLGTERDLVTGFVTDPVNKVRWGRPVDAAVAPDGGLYLSDDQSGTVYHLSSPNP